The segment aaatatttcaatgtttcaGTTCAgtagaatcagataaaaaaatatttctagcACATTTATTGTTACAATGCTATTATTAAAAGTGCACTTTCTATtcaacacactacacacaacacatttcacacagacatgaaTCATCAGTCAAGTCACTCAATGTTTAAATCAGGTCAACGTTTTGTTAGAGAAGTGAAATGTCAGAAATGACTCAGTAATGATTCACTTGAGAGATTATCTGTTCATTAATGATCCGTCACAGGTTGcacatttgcacttttttttggtctttaaaGATTGTCCAATAAGGCATTTTAAAAGCAGTAGGGAATAAATTAGAGCTATTTTATGCAGATATCCTCACTGACCTTCAGCTGCAGAATATCCCCCTCGTGTGCTGGCCACCCTCGCAGTACCAGGCCGGTACGAGCGTCCAGCAGCACTATGAAGCCAGAGGAAAAGCCGACCGCCACAGTGCGGCCCCCAGGGCTCACTGCCAGACAGCGGATCAGCCCGGCACTCATGTTGGTGTAGGACAGCCGGAACTCGTGCTGGAAGCAAGAGGTCCATCAGGAATCCCATTAGAGAAACGCGACCCCAAGTAAACCCATCGTCTGGTATGAACTGGTCAACACCAGTGAGATGAGATGATGACTAAtcatctagggtggtagtagcctaggggtaacacactcgcctatgaaccagaagacccgggttcaagtcccgcttactaccattgtgtccctgagcaagacacttaaccctaagttgctccatggggactgtccctgtaactactgattgtaagtcgctctggataagggcgtctgataaatactgtaaatgtaaatgtaatcagcaTCCTGGCAGGACCGACTGTACCTGAAGGCCGGGTTTCCGAGGGTCTATGAAGCGAAGGACCGAGTCTGCGCTGCCGAACACCACGCTGCAGTGTGGGGCGGGCATGGTGGTTACTGCTGTGATGGGGTTCTTCCCATCCAGGGCATCATAGGTGCGGAGCTGCTTAGCTGAAGACACAAATGGAATCGATGAACATAAAAACccatgttttacattaaaactaGTACATTTGAAAAATGCCTGGCTTCCAACCTGTGAAATGGTCCCAGAGGTGCACTGCGCCGTCACAGCTCACAACCTCCTGCAAGGCCTCCAGCTGGCCCACATAGAACACCGACTTCCGGTGCTCCGAGTACGTGAGTCGCGGCTCCATCTCCCGTGTGCCATCGCCATGGTTATAGAGGGGCCAGAGCTTCACTGTCTTGTCTTTGCTTCCTGACAGGAAGTAGTCCTCCCCGGCCAGCGGCGCCAGGCACTTCACTGTGCTGGAGTGGCCCAGGAAGCTCTGGAGCCGGATCTGGTGGAAGTGGAAATGGTCCTGCTGGTTGAGGCCAATCTCGTACTGCCAGTAAGCGAGCCAGTTGCCCTGAAGGGAGCGGCTGCTGGGGGGCAGCTCCTGCTTCAGCGCGCTGTCCTCTGGAGTCGGCCCCAAAACCCACGATGAGGAAGAGAGGGAAATGGAGGGGATGGCAGATGACGTGATGTACGTCGATGATGCCATGGCAGCCGTTTGCGCGTGACTCGGGTAAGTCCTCTGCCAGTTGTCCATCAAGGACAAATTTGGGCTTCCTCCTGGTTCAGAGTCTCTTGCTACCTGAATCCTGTTGCCAACAAGATGGCTACCAAATGTGCCCGACTCTGGGAGGGTGTCTCCGCCTAATGGCGTGGAGGTGGAAGAAGGGGCTGGAAAGGGACTACGACCGAACCGCTGTCCAATGTTGGGAGACAGACCCAAGGAAGAGGAAGGGGGCATCTCAACTCTCTGCCCTGCACTGGGGTCAGGGCTGCCAGGGCTAACCTTGTCATGGAACGACTGGCCTAGACGCCAAACCAGCTCATGGTTGGGGACAAGTTTTCGGATGGCTGCATCACCTGACACAGAACGCATAGGAATAAGCgccacaaaaaaatgtcaacgtTGGCATGCTTGTGCTCAACCCACCAAAGCGACTGTTCATGGGGGAAACATCTTACCAACGAGGCAATAGAAAGGGATGTACGACGTGTAGGCCATCTCGGGATCAAAAACCGCCTGCAGTTCCTCCAGCACGCTGATCTCGCAGCTAACTTCCGTTCCTTCCGGCATATGAAGGTCCACATACGTAGACTCTCCCGCCTCCGTGCGCGGCGCGGTCTCCAGCTGCCAGCCAACAACCACTTTGTTATAGTTCCATAAAATAAGCACAGGCTTTATGATTTTGGCAGGTGAACGTACCTGCTCCTGCAGGctctgcagcagagagaagactTGGAAGAAGCGGCAGAGAGTGTCTGCCATGTGCTGCTGCACCATCTCCCTGCCAATGCGCAGGCATATTAAGGCCATGAGGCTTAGGGTCTTCAGACACAGGACTGAGCGGGTCTGCACTCCACTGGGAAAGcttaaatgataaaatgtttctccattcattttacataaaTCACATTCATACACCCAGATATTATGATTTATATTGTTATCtggtgacatttcttttttttattttaagaacattttatgGATCTATAGCACAATATAGCAGAAGTTACTAAACGAATCAAACAGATTTATACAAGTTCCAAACCCTCACCCCATCTTAGTGCAGGTCAGCACATCCAACAGTGGCAAGAGAACATCCTGGTTGATCTTCATCAGTATGTCCATCAGAGTCGTGTCTGAGAGGAAGATGATGATCTTCTGAGTGAGCACCACAGCTCCAAGCAAACTGGCCTCTTTCCTTGTGTTAAGGCGGCAGGATGATGGCGGGGACAcctaaaaaaaagttcaggaaCACGCTCATATTCAGAATACTTCCAGTAGCCAACCTCctgaaaagatttttaaaaaaatcttaccAGGTAGCCAATGTAGGGCAGATACTGGTATGTCAGAACAGGTTCACCATAGAGGTGTGCAATGTAGAGGAGACACTCCAGAACTGGCAGAGCTGTCTGGTCTCCAGCCACAGGTTTCTTTTCATAGACACTGCCTATACTCTCCAGACTGCTTTCTTCTGAAGCAGATGGGACAAACTGGTGTTTGTCAGGACCTgggaagagaaagagacaatTTGTAGAATAAgtgagaataaataaatgtgagaataaataaatgaataaagtgcTTACCAATGTAACATGTAGTAAGTAACCGCAAGAGATTTCTTGTGACGTATCGAGATGTGACAGTTGGTCCGAGCTTGGCAGACAACCATCTGACTGTTTTACAAACagtatctggaaaaaaaaaaagaggaaattttAAGAATTAGAATATCTTTATTAAATCTGCATAGATTTACATGTTCGCAATGATAATAAAGAAAGTAGAGCTATAGGCAGTTAATTAAGAATGTTGAATATGGAAGGGATTTTGCAAAAGGGTTTTAGCCTCACAAAAATTGTTCTAATGCGCAACAACTTACCAAGAAGTATTTTATGTTCCTTCTCCTCAGAGTCCTCTGAAGGGTCCTGGTCCTCATCCTCACCCACCGAACGCTTATCTGCATCACAGTGTTCAACGCCATTCAGGAACTCTGCGTCTAGGGTAGCCACCGTAGCCCCGGACTCCTCCGTGCAGCCTGACAACGTGAGCTCCAGGCTGGACGCTCTCTGCATGGTTTTGTCTTTGCAGTCGACATTGCAGTCATCCTCCTCGAGGTCTGCACCCTCCTCACAATCGCTGGCCTGCTTCAGGTCCTGGCTGCTGTCAGCAGACCTCAGACTTGCCCGGTCCCTGTTGGAGTCTCCATCGCCGGGGGAGCCTTCACTTGCACTGCTTTTGTCACTAAGTTTGCCCACACTGATGGACTCCTGGTCTGCCTCTTTACCTGTGCCACTCTGGGCATTTTGCGGTTTTCCTGCCAGACTAACTGCACCCGGAGTTCCAGAAGCCCCGCTGTTTACATAGAAGCCATTTTGGAAGTCCTCTCCCTCAGTCAAGAAAACTTGGTCATTGAGGCTAATGCCAGAGGAGTAGTCCACCAGCCCGGCGTCACTTGCGCCTACGCTGCCAGCCGCTCCACCCGCACTGGCCTTGCCGGCGGAGTTTACTGCAGACGCGCGGCGATCTCCACAGACgtaatcctcctcctcctccaaacccAGACCGCCAGCACTGCCTCGAAGGACTTTGCAGCCCTCCCAGGCAGAGCCGCTACTACTGCTGCACACCTCGAAGCCTGTGATGATCTGTAAAACATGAGGGAGCAAGCAGGACAGGAAGGCCTGCAGGCCGAGCCGAACAATTAGCTGGAGCACGAAGCAGTCGGTGTACAGATAGAAGCGGCCGCGCAGGCAGCGAGGATGCTCATACACACCGACCAGCGGCTTCAGCAGATACTTTGTGGCATTGCGGGGTCCCAGGACCCTAGAGATCGGTTCAAAGAGATACCATGCGGCATACACAGCAGTGGACTCCTCCATCATCAATGTGAGGACAAACGGCAAGAGAATCTCCAGGCCCTCGGCCGTAATGCTGCCCTGCAGCAACGATTCTAGCTGCTGCCACAGCTGGAACACAACGTCCCGACCTTGAATGCCACTCGCAGCCTCCATCTTGGAGTGGTAGGAGAAGATGAAGTCATGCAATGCAGGGAAGTACCCAGGAAATGGGAGTGGTGAGAGCACAGGGCTGAGAAGCTGCCATGGGTTTGGTGGAGGAAGGCCACCACAGACTGGGTCATATCTGAACAATAAAGGCCAGTCTGGTGTCTCTGGGCTGTGGTTTGTGGACCCTTTGTTGATGTACAGAAGGGTCTCCAGTGCATGGTGCAGGGGAAGTGGTATATCTCGAAAGTTGGCCAAACAGAGCTTCATCACAGCCTGAAATCGGTCGCTGAGGGAAGAGTTTGGTTTCATGCCACGCAACTTGGGGGAATGAAAAATCTCCGCAATGAGAACACCCAGGGCTTGCATGTCTCTCTGGAAGAGCTCTGAAAGTGACACCAGTTGGGACCCTAGCTGACCTCTATCCTTTTTAGCATTTGTGATGTCATAAACTTGGGTGTGTAAGCCTTTCACAAGAAAGTTGCTGAGCTTCTCTAACTCTTCTAGAGGTTGTATTGGGCTGAATCCTTCAGGCAATGCAATTTTAAAGTCTTCTGTGTTGGAAGCACTGAGACTAGTCTCTCCATGCTTTCTAACACTTGAGCTTCCTCGCTGCAGAACGGAACTTCGATTCCCAGGTCCCAAGACATTTACAGAGCTCTCATTAGGGAAGGAACttggagatggagaggaagtCACAGCATGTTCTGCACTGGTCTTTCCTACAACTGAGCTGACCAGCGGCACAGGAGCAGAGGAGGCTGATGTTGTGAGAACAGCAGATGATGCTCCCAGAGAGTCAAGGGCTTCCATTCCTTGCTCGAGTTCCTCATCACGGTCAACCAGTGTCCAGGCACTGGACTCACACCCTGTAGCCTCTGGAACAGATCCATCAACACCATCCATCATGGGTGCAGAGGTCGGGACCTGCCAAGAGGGCACATTTGAGGGACCCAGATGGGGGGGTTCAGGTGGGGCATACTGGTTAGGAGCAAGGCGGGGTGGATGTGGCTGATCAAAGAGCTGAACCACTCCATAGCTGGACAAATATGTGTGGTTATCAACTAAGTGGAGGCAAACATTCTTAGCCTTGATGGCTTCTTTTCCTGATAATTTGAAACCAAAAGTAAGGTCAATCCAGTGGTGTAGATCTTGGGACACCTCACGGCTCTCTAGCAACTGCCTATGCACCTCTACAAACTCTTCACATGAGTTACACCATGGAGGCACATCCAGGTCTGGCATATCAGGGTGGATAGAGCGGAAAATGGATGGGTCCTTGTAGAATTCTGGGATGCACTCATCTGGGGTCCAGCTCTGCATGCGTTCCATGCTGGCAGGATATTCATTCGGCTCCCACTGGGACCGGACGTGGCTACAGAGCACAGATTTAGGGGTCTGCCTTGCCTTGTAGACATAATAAGTAATGTCAGATAACACATCAGAGATGTGGTGGGGCACGTGGAGGTGATCAGACTGCCCAGGGCCTCCTGGGCCAACAGAACCACCAAGGTCTCCGAGAAAACTACTTCCTCCTCCCCCATTAGCAGATGCTGCTGCCAAAGCTTCTTTGGTCATTTCGTAAGTGAAGTCCAGCTGCTTGTCCCCCTTGTTGAGCCGAAATTTCGACCTCTTGAGATCACGGAACCTGCCAAATGGCACGGTGAAGTCCACAACCCAGGGCAAGACGGGGTGGTAATTTGGGTCACCTTCCCTCCTCCCCGCGAGTCTGTTTAGCTCCATCAGATAACGAAAGTTGCTTACTCGTCCATGGACCCAGTCTAAGACTAGGGATTTGAGCTCATCGCAACAGTTCCTGCAAAGTTTCTTGTGGGCGTCACTAAGAACAAGTGCATTCTCTCTCATTTGAATCATTTTTGGCATTTGACCTCCACTACCGGGACAGAGTTTGTCCAGGTCCTCCGCCAGTTCCTCATAATGCGCCAGGGTGACCTTGAGGCGACTGCAGAGCCGTTCGTCGATGGCAATATCCAGCATTGAAAGCTCGCCGCTCGACAACCCTGAGACGTGACACGCACGCATAGCAGTGAGCAGCTGGTACAGAATGAACAGCACCTTGGCGTGGCTGTTGGCGAGCTTTGCGGGGCTATACGTAATAATGTCGTGGAGAGAGTACTGCGTGTACGGCAGAACCACGTACAGCACCTCTGCCGACTCTAGCAGGCATTCGGCAGGGAGCACGTTCGGGCACGCGTTGTCAGAGCTCTGTCTGGGCGCGGCGGGACCAGACTGGAAGGGATGCTCGCGTTCTTTCTCTCTGGCGGGGGAGAGGGACGGGGAGACCCGGTCTGTGGAAACAAACGCGCAGGAGAAAAGCTTCTGTAAGGCTTGGCGCACCGCATCAACGGCCTGCACTTGCGTCTGCACCATGGCACCAGCATATGGCTGGACACACTGATCATGAGCCTCATGCCACAGGTTTCTgtgaaaaggaaataaatgttaGAGTCATAATTTGCAATCTTCCGCCTTTCATTATCTATTCTGTGTGTCATTTCTTTATAATGGGCCATTTCAAAGTGCTGTAGATTTAGGCAATTTGGCAACATTGTCAACAAAAACGATAATTAAAATAGTGGCAGCCAAATTTGATGGCAGACAATACGCTACATTGCAGACACGTGCAACGTCTGGGGAGAACCGCGCGAATGGTTCCTGTTCTTCTGTTCATGCACTTCTCCACACctctaaacacatttacaaaatcTCGATTTCTCaaccctccccccaaaaaaaggaataaacgGCCATTGGGCGACTCATGCAGTCGCCTGCTTTCCCCTTGCGGCTGAATTGGGGAAGTGGCCCTACCCCACGTGCTCAATCCTGAAACAGTAGTCGTCCTTTTCTGCCAGTTAACTCTTCATAGCATAAGTATGGTTTCCTCCCATCACCCACTCGCTACCTCTGGCTTTAAACATCACCAGCCGACGTGACCCGACGTGTGCAATTACATAAACAGACTCCGCCCATAACTGTCCTCTAATGGTCCCGAGAACAATCTGACATCGCCGAGAGGCTGAGAATACGAAAAAGTCTGCTTACTAGTGTCGTTTCTAGTATCGCTCTCAGTCATATTAAAAAACAGACTTTTCAATCtgatgtttttgcttttatatagggtTTCAGTAGTCCTCTAATACAGcacctgaagtctctttccgaaatgcAGCCGTGGTGCAAagttacagccactttgagccagtcccacaatgagacttccccaggacacgccgtgtcggtgtctgtagctttaaatgcttaaCTGCGcaggcatttgcggaaattacgtcatcaacaccattcgccaaccagacaggaagtcatgtcgcCATTTTCCAggataaaattttttttaaaattcccCCTGTGACGACATCCGGTCACAACATTAGCTCTCTGAACGGGGAAAATCACTCTTTACCCCCAtcaccatttccagccactgcaggaccatagacaggccaggggaccTTGTAGTAACCTTAAATATTCTCGCAAAGTCATATTTTCATCATATGGAACCTTTAACGCTGTTATTATTCACATTGTGGTCAACTTTACTGCCCCTAATCGCATGTGTTGTCGCTGGAAAGACATCTAGGAGTCGACACAGGTCGGTACCTACTGATCCCCGTGCTTAACGAAACGTGACAGAAATGATACCTGACGTTGCTGCGGGACACCTCTTGCATCACCTTCATGAAGGACTGCTGGGAAAAGTCTCCCCCGTGACAGCGCGGGTGTTTGGACAACTGGTAGCCCAGCCTGCTCTTCCGAAGGCCCTGGATGCAGACGCGAGTCCAGCCGGGAGGCAATTTGGCCTGGGAGCGCTGAAGCAGCGCGTGCGCCTCCCCATCAGAGTTGGGGTCGAGCTCGGCGCAGCGCGTGACCCGTCTCTCTCGCAGGCCGGCCAGCCAGCGGCTCGGAACGAGGGCGGCCACCTCGTGAGGCCGCGGCCCTGGACCCATCTGCCGGCGGTCCACCCCGAGGTCCCTCTCCACCGCTGCCACCAGCCAATCCATGTCGGGTTCTTGGGGCTCCACGGGCTTAGCACATGGTCTGTTTCTACGAAGCGTCCCTCTCAGACCCTTCCGCCACCTAGGCAGGAATCAGGAAGCTGGAACAGTGGCAGCTCGACCGGTTTGCCTGAAAAACAAACGTCAAAAATTGGCCATTTTCTAAATCAAATACGACACATACAgttgaagaaaataaaataaaaaaaaaaaacaaaggcacaATAAAAATTTACATTCGGCTGATGAATTCTTATTTGCTTTTGGCCACGAGAGATACCTGCTCACCCATCAGTCGCCAATTAACTTAACTCGAACGCCCTGCTCACATGATTTCACCCAACCGCAGCCTGTCAGGGAAACTGGCGTCACCCaccgaggagagagagagagggtgggagagagagggttagagagagagagagagagagggtgagagagaaagtgtgagagagggtgtgagagagagagagggtgagagatgGGGgggtgtgtaagagagagagaggggtgagatagagagagaaagtgtgagagagggtgtgagagagagagagtgtgtgagggggggggggaaagagagagagtgtgtgaggggggggggacgaggAACTGTGAAGCAAATGTGTTGCCTTCCTGTCCGCGGCGAAGAAGGAGAATTAAACACTTTCCCGGCTCAAAAGTAGCGAATCTGCACCACGATGCGCATCGACGCGGTTAAATAAATACGACAAAACACGACCTCGGCGgcctttactttttctttctcctccacgAGAACAACGTTTTCCATCGAAATAAGTGACCGTTTGGAAAAGGAAACGCAGCTCGAGTTTGCATTCGCCGCAGACTCGCCTACCTGCCGCGATGCATGTCATGTGACGGCAAATATGCGATCGGCTGCGTTGACCCGCCTATCACGTCCCCGAGGCGTGCAGCGATCCCTCGCACCGGGACGCTCTTCGTTCCGTTCGGGTTTATTCTCCGCGACTTAGCCGGCCGACACTGTTTCGTTGCTGACGGCAGCCATGCTGTTGCGTCGGGAGGTCACGTGAAAGGCACAACGCCGGGGCGCGTTCGCGAACGCCAGCCATTGGACGGCGTGCAGCCGGGACTCTGCAGCGACAAGAAAtaaatctctctttttttttttttttttagtttattaatGAGTGTTTGACATGACCTCACTATTGCTCTGCAGCAAGGCCATTAGTTCTGCTCAATGCTATTTTGCACCAAATGAATGAAAGCAGGGTCCCTCTCTAACCAGCCATCACAGAATAATTGCATGTGAATTATTCTGCAACGACTGCATTTGTGTCCACAATCAGACTCTCTGTCATCTGTGAGGCCAAAtcagcaccaatgacaccaacGGTACACTTTGCAAACTCCCCACGTAtcttttctgtttattgtgcattttgctCTTTACTAGGATTGGAAATGAAACGCCAGGTTTGTTATTTCCTGAATATTTCCTATGAATGTTCCTAGCAACTAACCGCCCCCGTGGACTTTATTTAGTCCAATTCTTTCTTCTTGGGTGTGCTGAAACCAGCGTTGGGGAGTAACGAGTTGCATAATTTAATAACAATAAGTTGTAAATATAATCCATTATAGTTACTGGAGAAAAAGGCGCAATTGAATTACAGTTACTCGTCGAAAGATTCATGATCGTAATATTGTACGCAAAACCTTGATGACACGTTTAATAGTGGTGGTGTGGTGGGAATCATGGGAGTGAAATTAGTGCTCAGTGCTTATAAAAAATCCCCGAAGTGGACGAGCCCTGACATCACTAAAGTCAGCAACTGCCATTAGAACGTAAagagatgaaaagaaaagaaaaagaaaatctattgACATTGCATTGGCAGTTCTGAAGAGAAGAGCAAtgattataagttgattatAGTGATTTATAATCACTATACAGTAGCAAGGAAGGTGgtctgctggagaaaaatgtCGGATGCTACAGGCCTGCCGGATGAGTTTTGACAGTGAACGGCTGCTGGTAAATTGGAACGGAGGTGATGACCAACCACAAACTACCCCAATGCTCAATTATTCAATGatcttgaatgttaaatatttttttagcagTGGTTTATACTGTATGATCTTACAGTGCAATGA is part of the Denticeps clupeoides chromosome 19, fDenClu1.1, whole genome shotgun sequence genome and harbors:
- the wdr81 gene encoding WD repeat-containing protein 81 isoform X2: MVQTQVQAVDAVRQALQKLFSCAFVSTDRVSPSLSPAREKEREHPFQSGPAAPRQSSDNACPNVLPAECLLESAEVLYVVLPYTQYSLHDIITYSPAKLANSHAKVLFILYQLLTAMRACHVSGLSSGELSMLDIAIDERLCSRLKVTLAHYEELAEDLDKLCPGSGGQMPKMIQMRENALVLSDAHKKLCRNCCDELKSLVLDWVHGRVSNFRYLMELNRLAGRREGDPNYHPVLPWVVDFTVPFGRFRDLKRSKFRLNKGDKQLDFTYEMTKEALAAASANGGGGSSFLGDLGGSVGPGGPGQSDHLHVPHHISDVLSDITYYVYKARQTPKSVLCSHVRSQWEPNEYPASMERMQSWTPDECIPEFYKDPSIFRSIHPDMPDLDVPPWCNSCEEFVEVHRQLLESREVSQDLHHWIDLTFGFKLSGKEAIKAKNVCLHLVDNHTYLSSYGVVQLFDQPHPPRLAPNQYAPPEPPHLGPSNVPSWQVPTSAPMMDGVDGSVPEATGCESSAWTLVDRDEELEQGMEALDSLGASSAVLTTSASSAPVPLVSSVVGKTSAEHAVTSSPSPSSFPNESSVNVLGPGNRSSVLQRGSSSVRKHGETSLSASNTEDFKIALPEGFSPIQPLEELEKLSNFLVKGLHTQVYDITNAKKDRGQLGSQLVSLSELFQRDMQALGVLIAEIFHSPKLRGMKPNSSLSDRFQAVMKLCLANFRDIPLPLHHALETLLYINKGSTNHSPETPDWPLLFRYDPVCGGLPPPNPWQLLSPVLSPLPFPGYFPALHDFIFSYHSKMEAASGIQGRDVVFQLWQQLESLLQGSITAEGLEILLPFVLTLMMEESTAVYAAWYLFEPISRVLGPRNATKYLLKPLVGVYEHPRCLRGRFYLYTDCFVLQLIVRLGLQAFLSCLLPHVLQIITGFEVCSSSSGSAWEGCKVLRGSAGGLGLEEEEDYVCGDRRASAVNSAGKASAGGAAGSVGASDAGLVDYSSGISLNDQVFLTEGEDFQNGFYVNSGASGTPGAVSLAGKPQNAQSGTGKEADQESISVGKLSDKSSASEGSPGDGDSNRDRASLRSADSSQDLKQASDCEEGADLEEDDCNVDCKDKTMQRASSLELTLSGCTEESGATVATLDAEFLNGVEHCDADKRSVGEDEDQDPSEDSEEKEHKILLDTVCKTVRWLSAKLGPTVTSRYVTRNLLRLLTTCYIGPDKHQFVPSASEESSLESIGSVYEKKPVAGDQTALPVLECLLYIAHLYGEPVLTYQYLPYIGYLVSPPSSCRLNTRKEASLLGAVVLTQKIIIFLSDTTLMDILMKINQDVLLPLLDVLTCTKMGFPSGVQTRSVLCLKTLSLMALICLRIGREMVQQHMADTLCRFFQVFSLLQSLQEQLETAPRTEAGESTYVDLHMPEGTEVSCEISVLEELQAVFDPEMAYTSYIPFYCLVGDAAIRKLVPNHELVWRLGQSFHDKVSPGSPDPSAGQRVEMPPSSSLGLSPNIGQRFGRSPFPAPSSTSTPLGGDTLPESGTFGSHLVGNRIQVARDSEPGGSPNLSLMDNWQRTYPSHAQTAAMASSTYITSSAIPSISLSSSSWVLGPTPEDSALKQELPPSSRSLQGNWLAYWQYEIGLNQQDHFHFHQIRLQSFLGHSSTVKCLAPLAGEDYFLSGSKDKTVKLWPLYNHGDGTREMEPRLTYSEHRKSVFYVGQLEALQEVVSCDGAVHLWDHFTAKQLRTYDALDGKNPITAVTTMPAPHCSVVFGSADSVLRFIDPRKPGLQHEFRLSYTNMSAGLIRCLAVSPGGRTVAVGFSSGFIVLLDARTGLVLRGWPAHEGDILQLKAAEGNLVISSSSDHTLTVWKDLEPKPLHQYKSPSEPVHAFDLYSSEIVTGTMSNKIGVYSMTDISAGPASMTKLSSENFRGTLTSLAVLPTKRLLLLGSENGAIRLLA
- the wdr81 gene encoding WD repeat-containing protein 81 isoform X1, translating into MDWLVAAVERDLGVDRRQMGPGPRPHEVAALVPSRWLAGLRERRVTRCAELDPNSDGEAHALLQRSQAKLPPGWTRVCIQGLRKSRLGYQLSKHPRCHGGDFSQQSFMKVMQEVSRSNVRNLWHEAHDQCVQPYAGAMVQTQVQAVDAVRQALQKLFSCAFVSTDRVSPSLSPAREKEREHPFQSGPAAPRQSSDNACPNVLPAECLLESAEVLYVVLPYTQYSLHDIITYSPAKLANSHAKVLFILYQLLTAMRACHVSGLSSGELSMLDIAIDERLCSRLKVTLAHYEELAEDLDKLCPGSGGQMPKMIQMRENALVLSDAHKKLCRNCCDELKSLVLDWVHGRVSNFRYLMELNRLAGRREGDPNYHPVLPWVVDFTVPFGRFRDLKRSKFRLNKGDKQLDFTYEMTKEALAAASANGGGGSSFLGDLGGSVGPGGPGQSDHLHVPHHISDVLSDITYYVYKARQTPKSVLCSHVRSQWEPNEYPASMERMQSWTPDECIPEFYKDPSIFRSIHPDMPDLDVPPWCNSCEEFVEVHRQLLESREVSQDLHHWIDLTFGFKLSGKEAIKAKNVCLHLVDNHTYLSSYGVVQLFDQPHPPRLAPNQYAPPEPPHLGPSNVPSWQVPTSAPMMDGVDGSVPEATGCESSAWTLVDRDEELEQGMEALDSLGASSAVLTTSASSAPVPLVSSVVGKTSAEHAVTSSPSPSSFPNESSVNVLGPGNRSSVLQRGSSSVRKHGETSLSASNTEDFKIALPEGFSPIQPLEELEKLSNFLVKGLHTQVYDITNAKKDRGQLGSQLVSLSELFQRDMQALGVLIAEIFHSPKLRGMKPNSSLSDRFQAVMKLCLANFRDIPLPLHHALETLLYINKGSTNHSPETPDWPLLFRYDPVCGGLPPPNPWQLLSPVLSPLPFPGYFPALHDFIFSYHSKMEAASGIQGRDVVFQLWQQLESLLQGSITAEGLEILLPFVLTLMMEESTAVYAAWYLFEPISRVLGPRNATKYLLKPLVGVYEHPRCLRGRFYLYTDCFVLQLIVRLGLQAFLSCLLPHVLQIITGFEVCSSSSGSAWEGCKVLRGSAGGLGLEEEEDYVCGDRRASAVNSAGKASAGGAAGSVGASDAGLVDYSSGISLNDQVFLTEGEDFQNGFYVNSGASGTPGAVSLAGKPQNAQSGTGKEADQESISVGKLSDKSSASEGSPGDGDSNRDRASLRSADSSQDLKQASDCEEGADLEEDDCNVDCKDKTMQRASSLELTLSGCTEESGATVATLDAEFLNGVEHCDADKRSVGEDEDQDPSEDSEEKEHKILLDTVCKTVRWLSAKLGPTVTSRYVTRNLLRLLTTCYIGPDKHQFVPSASEESSLESIGSVYEKKPVAGDQTALPVLECLLYIAHLYGEPVLTYQYLPYIGYLVSPPSSCRLNTRKEASLLGAVVLTQKIIIFLSDTTLMDILMKINQDVLLPLLDVLTCTKMGFPSGVQTRSVLCLKTLSLMALICLRIGREMVQQHMADTLCRFFQVFSLLQSLQEQLETAPRTEAGESTYVDLHMPEGTEVSCEISVLEELQAVFDPEMAYTSYIPFYCLVGDAAIRKLVPNHELVWRLGQSFHDKVSPGSPDPSAGQRVEMPPSSSLGLSPNIGQRFGRSPFPAPSSTSTPLGGDTLPESGTFGSHLVGNRIQVARDSEPGGSPNLSLMDNWQRTYPSHAQTAAMASSTYITSSAIPSISLSSSSWVLGPTPEDSALKQELPPSSRSLQGNWLAYWQYEIGLNQQDHFHFHQIRLQSFLGHSSTVKCLAPLAGEDYFLSGSKDKTVKLWPLYNHGDGTREMEPRLTYSEHRKSVFYVGQLEALQEVVSCDGAVHLWDHFTAKQLRTYDALDGKNPITAVTTMPAPHCSVVFGSADSVLRFIDPRKPGLQHEFRLSYTNMSAGLIRCLAVSPGGRTVAVGFSSGFIVLLDARTGLVLRGWPAHEGDILQLKAAEGNLVISSSSDHTLTVWKDLEPKPLHQYKSPSEPVHAFDLYSSEIVTGTMSNKIGVYSMTDISAGPASMTKLSSENFRGTLTSLAVLPTKRLLLLGSENGAIRLLA